The nucleotide sequence AACCAGAACGCGGCGCGCAACACCTGCGCAGTGTACGCGTGTCGAGGGCCGAGGGCGGAGGATAGAACGCCAGAAAAGCAGAGCGTGGTGGCTCCCTGCGCTTTGTCCTCTGTCCTCTGCTAGCCTGCCCCCGATGCCCGTCATCCCCGTGGACAAACCCCTGGGCCTGACCTCTCACGATGTCGTGAACCGGGCGCGGCGCGCGCTGGGCACCCGGCGCGTGGGGCATACCGGCACCCTCGATCCGCTGGCCACCGGGGTGCTGGTGCTGTGTGTGGACGACTCCACCAAGCTCGTGCAGTTTATGGAGGCCGACAGCAAGGACTACCTCGCCTGGATCGCTCTGGGCGCGGGCACGCCGACGCTGGACGCCGAGGGACCGGTGACGGAGGCTGTGCCCGTCACACCTCCTGACGAGGGTACCGTCCGCGAGGTACTGAGCGGCTTCCTGGGGCCGCAGGCGCAGGTGCCCCCGCAGTACAGCGCCCTTCAGGTGGGGGGCCAGCGGGCGTATGCGGTGGCACGGGCCGGGGGTCAACTCGACCTGCCCGCTCGCAACGTGACCATTCACGCGCTGGACCTGCTGAGCGTGTCCTCCAGCGTGCAGGAGGCTCCCCGCGCCTTTTCCCCTGGCCTCGAGGGCTGGCGTCCGGATCCGAACGGACGCACCTTTGACTTGCCGCCACCATTGGGCGACTTTCCCACCCTGCTCGTGCGGGCCAGCGTGGGCAGCGGGACCTACCTGCGCTCGCTGGCGCGGGATGTGGGGGCGGCGCTGGGGGTGCCTGCCCACCTGGCGGGCCTGGTCCGCACCCGTGTGGGCCGCTTTGGTCTCGCCGGGAGCGTCCGCGTGGAGGATCTGGCCGAAGCGGAAGGCCTCCCCGACCTCGCCGCCCTCGATTTTCCGCGCATCGAGGCGGACGAGCAGCTCGCCCGCGCCCTGCGGCAGGGCAAGCGCCCACCGTCGGGGGTGGTCGGGCGGCACGTCGTCACGCGGGGCGGCGCGCTGGTGGCCGTGGTGGACGGGAACGGCGAGGAACTGCGGGTGGTGCGGGCCTGGGCGTGAAGGCTAGTGCCCCGGTGCCTCCACCTTTACCGCCCCGATGCCTTCCAGCCCGCCCGCCAGCCGGACCAGCACCTCATCCTTCAGGGCGGGCGCGATGAACTGGATGCCGACGGGAAGCCTCTTGCCGTCCACCTCCTCGAACCCGGCGGGAACACTGAGGGCGGGCAGCCCCGCGAGGTTGATGGCGACCGTGTCCACGTCGGCGGCGTACATGGCGAGGGGGTCTTGCGTCCTCTCGCCGCGCCGGAAGGCAGGGAAGGGGCTGGTGGGCGTCACCAGCAGGTCCACCTCCGCCAGGGCGCGGGCAAAGTCCTGCGCGATCAGGCGGCGCACCCGCATCGCCTTGCTGTAGTAGGCGTCGTAGTAGCCGCTGGAGAGGGCATAGGTGCCCAGCATGACGCGCCGCTTCACCTCCGGCCCAAAGCCCTCCTCACGCGCCCTTGTCATGCTCTCCATCACGTCGCCCGCCGGAACACGCGCGCCGTAGACCATGCCGTCATAGCGGGCCAGGTTGGAACTCGCTTCCGGCATGGCGATCAGGTAATAGGCCGCGACGGCGTGCTGAACGTTCGGCACGCTGACTTCGCGAACGCTCGCCCCGGCCCCACGCAGAGCGTCCAGGGTGGCTCGCAGCGCCGCCTCCACGCCGGGCGTGTTGCCGCTCAGGCTCTCGCGAATCACGCCGACCTTGATCCCCCGCAGGTCGTCTGGAGTGCCCGGCTGGAAGGCGGGGGGCACGTCCAGGCTGGTGGCGTCGCGCGGGTCATGCCCGGCCAGGACGTTCATCAAAAGGGCCAGGTCGGCGGCGGTGCGGGCAAAGGGGCCAATCTGGTCGAGGCTGCTGGCGTAGGCCACCAGGCCGTAACGGCTCACCCGCCCGTAGGTGGGCTTCAGGCCGTAGATGCCGGTGAAGGCCGCAGGCTGGCGCACCGAGCCGCCCGTGTCGCTTCCCAGCGCGACGGGCGTGATGTTCGCGGCGACCGCCACAGCGCTTCCGCCGCTGCTGCCGCCCGGTACGCGCGTCCGGTCCCAGGGATTGAGGGCGGGGCCGCTCGCACTGCTCTCGGTGCTCGACCCCATCGCGAACTCGTCCATGTTCGCCTTGCCCAGAATGATGGCGCCCGCCGCGTGCAGCCGCTCGACGACCGTCGCGTCGTAGGGGGACACGTAGTTCGCCAGGATACGGCTGCCACAGGTCGTGCGGGTGCCCGTCACGTTGATGTTGTCCTTCACGGTGACCGGCACGCCCGCCAGGGGCAGCGTCTCCCCGGCGTCGAGACGGGCCTGCACCTGCGCAGCCTGCGCCTCGGCACGGTCATTGAGGCTGATCAGGGCGTTGAGGTCGCGCGCCGCCTGGGCACGGGCGCGGGCAGCGTCCAGCAGGGCCTGGGGGGTGATTTCACGCGCCTGCACGGCGCGGGCGAGGTCGGTGGCGGTCAGCGACACATCCGGCATGACAGGCAGTGTAGCGGGGAAGTGCCCGGGGACCCTGCCGAGCGGTGAACGCCGTGTGCTGGGACCGCCCTTTTAGCCCCTGAGCAGGTGCGCGAAGTCTGCCCCTTCCAGCGGAGGAAGGTCTTCCAGGCTGGTCAAACCGAATTCCAGCAGGAACCGTTCTGTGGTGCCGTACAGCAGCGGTTGTCCGACCGCGGGACTGCGGCCCACCACCTTCACGAGTTCCCGTTCCTGAAGGGTGACGATGCTGCTGGCGCTGCCCCCGCGCATCGCCTCGATCTCCGCCCGGGTGACGGGCTGCCGGTAGGCGATCACGGCCAGGACCTCCAGCGCGGCCGCACTCAGCGGCGGTAGTGGCGGCGGCGCGAGCAGCGGGGCGAGGTGGGCGGCGAGAGCGGGCGGCACCACCAGCCGGTAACCGCCGGCCACCGCCTCCACCTCAAAGCCCAGCTCGGCTTCCCGCAGGGAGCGGGCAAAAGCTTCGGTGGCCCGCACCGCCGCTTCTTCGGGCAGGCCCAGCATGTCCGCCAGCTCACGCCGGGTGATGGGCCGCCCAGCAGCGAGGAGCGCCGCGCCGATCAGGGCCTGTGCCGTGGGTGTCACCGCGCCGCCCCGCGAAGCTGCTCCTGCAGCACGGCGGCGGGGAGGGCACCCTCGCGCAGCACCTCCAGCTCATGTCCACGGACGCGCACGACCGTGCTGGCCAGACCCTGCGCGGGTACGCCGCCATCCGGCAGCAGGAGGGGCGTGAGGCCGTAGGCCTGCGCCTCCGCGAAGCTTCGCGCGGCGGGCCGCCCGCTGGGGTTTAGGCTGGTGGTTGCAAGCAGGCCGCCGCAGGCTCGCAGCAGGGCCAGCGCCACAGGATGATCGGGAACCCGCAGGCCCACCCAGCCTCCCGGCGCGAGGTCCGGCGGGCAGGCGGGGCTGGCGGGCAGCACGAGGGTGAGCGGTCCCGGCCACAGCGGCGCGAGGGCGTCAAAGGCCGTGTCCCCGCGCGTAAGCGTGCGGGCGGTGGCAGCATCCACGCACGACACCTGAACCGGTTTGTCCGGCTCACGGCCTTTGACGTCATACAGTCGGGCGGCGGCGTCAGGGCGGGCGGCCAGGCCCCACACCGTCTCGGTGGGGTAGCCCACCACGCCCCCGGCCGCGATGTGCTCGGCGGCTTTGGCGATCGCCTGTGCGATGTGTGATTGCTCCTTCATGCGCTTTTCACCCGCCTGCCCTCCCCGTTGTAAGGGGAACGCAAGACGCCCCGAACTATACTCGCGCCCATGCCGGTCTACGAATACCGCGTCCGGGACCGCTCCGGAAAGATCCTGAAGTCCCAGATGGAGGCCGAGACCGCCTCACAGGTTCGCGACGCCCTGCGCGCCAAAAGCCTGTTTATCGTCGAGATCAAGCCGCCCAAGACGGGGCTGAACGCCGAGGTCAAGATCCCCGGCTTGAGTGACCGCCCGCCCAACCTCAAGCAGGTCGCCGTCTTTAGTAAACAGCTCGCTACCCTGATCAACGCAGGCGTGCCGCTGGTGCAGTCGCTTGCCATCCTGCAACGCCAGATCGAAAACAAGGCGTTCCAGACCATCATCAGGAGTATTCGGGCGGACGTCGAGGGCGGCCTGCCCCTCAGCGAGGCGCTCGTCAAGCATCCCAGGGTCTTTAACCGGCTGTACATCAACCTGGTGCGGGCGGGCGAGACGAGCGGCACGCTGGACAGCATTCTGGAACGAATTGCCGCCTTTCAGGAAAAGGAACTCGGACTGCGCGGCAAGATCAAGAGCGCCCTCACGTACCCGGTGGTGGTGCTGGTCTTTGCCATCGGCATCACGTACTTCCTGCTCACCACCATCGTGCCGCAGTTTGCCGGGATTCTGGCGCAGCTCAATGCGCCGCTTCCCCTGATTACCCGTCTGCTGATGGCGGTATCGGACTTTCTGAAGAACTCCGGGTTATTCATCCTCGCAGGCATTGCCGCGCTTGTCTTTGCTTACCGGTGGTACTACCGAACGCCACAGGGACGGCATGTGATCGATGACATCAAACTGCGTCTTCCTGTCTTTGGCCCCCTGCTCAAAAAGAGTGCAGTCAGCTCCTTTGCTCGTACCTTTGGCCTTCTGATCAGCAGCGGCGTCAACATCATCGAGAGCTTGGAAATCACCAAGGGGACCGCCAACAATGCCATTGTCGAGGACACCATCGAAAACGCCAAGAATGTGGTGATGGTGGGCGAGCCGATGAGTGCCAGCCTGGCGACCAGCCGGGTGTTCCCGCCGATGGTGGTCAGCATGGTGGCAATCGGTGAAGAAACCGGTGCACTCGACAGCATGCTCTATAAAATTGGCGACTTCTACGACCGCGAGGTGGATGAGGCGGTGGCCAGCCTCACCGCTGCGATCGAGCCGCTGATGATCGTCTTCCTGGGGGCGATTGTGGGGACCATCGTGGCGGGGATGTTTCTCCCGATGTTCAGCATCATCGGCCAGCTCAGCAAGTAGGCACCGTTGGAGGCACGGGAGAACTCCTCTTTCTGAAGCGTTTTCCGTCCTCGCGCGGGCTGACGGCAGTGGCGGGCTTGGGATCACCCCACAGCGCTGACGGCCGAGTACGATGGGCATCTGGGATGTCCTGGCCCAGAGGAGGAAAGCCGATGCCACCAGGAGAGACGGGAGAACACCGAACTCCCCCAGGGCCCGTCGCCAGTTTTACCCTCACGCGCTATGCCGGGCGCAAGGGTGGGCTGGGCCTGGCCCGCCTGGCCCAGGACCGTCTGGTGCTCGCTCGCCAACCGGGCCTGACCTTTTGGCGCCTGCTGGGAACCGGACGGGGGCAGGACCTCACGTTGGGGGCCGACCTGCTGCGCTGGGCCCGCTTCTGCGTCTGGGCCTCACGCGAAGCCTACGAGCGCTTCGAGGACAGTCCCTGGCGCCAAGCAGAGCGGTCCTGTGCCCTCGAGACGTATACGCTGCTGCTGCGGCCCCTGCGCGCTCGTGGGACCTGGGGCGGGGTTCAGCCCCTGGGTCACCTCCCCCTGCGCGAGGAAGAGGGGGGCCCCGTGGCCGTGCTCACCCGCGGCTCGCTGCGCCTGACGCGCCTGCCTGCCTTTTGGCGTGCGGTGCCCGCCTCC is from Deinococcus sp. YIM 77859 and encodes:
- the scpB gene encoding SMC-Scp complex subunit ScpB, translating into MTPTAQALIGAALLAAGRPITRRELADMLGLPEEAAVRATEAFARSLREAELGFEVEAVAGGYRLVVPPALAAHLAPLLAPPPLPPLSAAALEVLAVIAYRQPVTRAEIEAMRGGSASSIVTLQERELVKVVGRSPAVGQPLLYGTTERFLLEFGLTSLEDLPPLEGADFAHLLRG
- the truB gene encoding tRNA pseudouridine(55) synthase TruB; this encodes MPVIPVDKPLGLTSHDVVNRARRALGTRRVGHTGTLDPLATGVLVLCVDDSTKLVQFMEADSKDYLAWIALGAGTPTLDAEGPVTEAVPVTPPDEGTVREVLSGFLGPQAQVPPQYSALQVGGQRAYAVARAGGQLDLPARNVTIHALDLLSVSSSVQEAPRAFSPGLEGWRPDPNGRTFDLPPPLGDFPTLLVRASVGSGTYLRSLARDVGAALGVPAHLAGLVRTRVGRFGLAGSVRVEDLAEAEGLPDLAALDFPRIEADEQLARALRQGKRPPSGVVGRHVVTRGGALVAVVDGNGEELRVVRAWA
- a CDS encoding L-threonylcarbamoyladenylate synthase, which encodes MKEQSHIAQAIAKAAEHIAAGGVVGYPTETVWGLAARPDAAARLYDVKGREPDKPVQVSCVDAATARTLTRGDTAFDALAPLWPGPLTLVLPASPACPPDLAPGGWVGLRVPDHPVALALLRACGGLLATTSLNPSGRPAARSFAEAQAYGLTPLLLPDGGVPAQGLASTVVRVRGHELEVLREGALPAAVLQEQLRGAAR
- the gatA gene encoding Asp-tRNA(Asn)/Glu-tRNA(Gln) amidotransferase subunit GatA, which codes for MPDVSLTATDLARAVQAREITPQALLDAARARAQAARDLNALISLNDRAEAQAAQVQARLDAGETLPLAGVPVTVKDNINVTGTRTTCGSRILANYVSPYDATVVERLHAAGAIILGKANMDEFAMGSSTESSASGPALNPWDRTRVPGGSSGGSAVAVAANITPVALGSDTGGSVRQPAAFTGIYGLKPTYGRVSRYGLVAYASSLDQIGPFARTAADLALLMNVLAGHDPRDATSLDVPPAFQPGTPDDLRGIKVGVIRESLSGNTPGVEAALRATLDALRGAGASVREVSVPNVQHAVAAYYLIAMPEASSNLARYDGMVYGARVPAGDVMESMTRAREEGFGPEVKRRVMLGTYALSSGYYDAYYSKAMRVRRLIAQDFARALAEVDLLVTPTSPFPAFRRGERTQDPLAMYAADVDTVAINLAGLPALSVPAGFEEVDGKRLPVGIQFIAPALKDEVLVRLAGGLEGIGAVKVEAPGH
- a CDS encoding type II secretion system F family protein, which produces MPVYEYRVRDRSGKILKSQMEAETASQVRDALRAKSLFIVEIKPPKTGLNAEVKIPGLSDRPPNLKQVAVFSKQLATLINAGVPLVQSLAILQRQIENKAFQTIIRSIRADVEGGLPLSEALVKHPRVFNRLYINLVRAGETSGTLDSILERIAAFQEKELGLRGKIKSALTYPVVVLVFAIGITYFLLTTIVPQFAGILAQLNAPLPLITRLLMAVSDFLKNSGLFILAGIAALVFAYRWYYRTPQGRHVIDDIKLRLPVFGPLLKKSAVSSFARTFGLLISSGVNIIESLEITKGTANNAIVEDTIENAKNVVMVGEPMSASLATSRVFPPMVVSMVAIGEETGALDSMLYKIGDFYDREVDEAVASLTAAIEPLMIVFLGAIVGTIVAGMFLPMFSIIGQLSK